Proteins from a single region of Prosthecobacter vanneervenii:
- a CDS encoding PSD1 and planctomycete cytochrome C domain-containing protein: MLYRALIAASLLTATASAATKLDFNRDIRPILSDNCFACHGFDAKKRKADLRLDVAEGAYKAIDGAFPIKPGNPDVSTIIQRILTKDEDEVMPPPESNKHVSPAQVEILKRWIKEGAEYKKHWSFEAPVKTAPPVVKGGTIRNPIDAFIQSRLTEEKLTPQPEASKETLIRRVTLDLTGLPPTLAEVDAFLADNSPDAYEKVVSRLLKSERYGEHMGRYWLDAARYADTHGLHLDNERSMWPYRDWVVRAFNQNLPYDQFTIWQLAGDLLPNPTIDQQIASGFNRCNVTTSEGGSINEEFIFRYAVDRTESTVAVWMGLTAGCAVCHDHKFDPISQKEFYSLYAFFNSAADPAMDGNILLTPPILRLSNEEQKKQLAVLDQKLAATETKIRNAIQSIQYTDPATLNPPPPVQSSELVWFEDAFPAGAKVGVAGAPTQFVTKDKGPVFSGNAALKRTATGVAQDFFTNGAKYEIPPNGKISVQCYIDPANPPKAIMLQFHTSGWNHRAVWGQEGAIPFGQVRTPEKVQMGALPKEGEWVKLEVPAEKLGLKPGIKVNGFAFTQFDGTVYWDRLAMNSRVDPAKDTQWSWSKWVEKKQGTRVAELPNDLQTLVRGKKAAEWSEQEVAKLKAWWFENEYQGARSLVDGARAEKLALEGQKKTLYDVIPATFVMADLPEKRESFVMDRGQYDKPKDKVTRSTPAIFPPLPQQAEHTRMDLAKWLLSPQHPLTARVEVNRLWQQFFGIGLVKTSNDFGSQGEPPSHPELLDWLAVTFRESGWDMKAFARLIVTSHTYRQSAQCSDVVLQKDPENRLLARGPRFRLDAEAVRDEALFVSGLLSPKIGGKSVKPYQPENIWEPVGFGGSNTRNYIQDHGESLYRRSLYTFWKRTAPPPNMTAFDAPNRESYCLRRERSNTPLQALTLMNDVQFFEAARNFAQRVMQSQTGTDARITALFRTATGRYPSAQEAEIILQSYQKELASYTAKPEEAKKAISYGESKPDDKLNPAELAAWTMVANLVLNLDEVVTKG; encoded by the coding sequence ATGCTTTACCGCGCCCTTATCGCAGCCTCCCTTCTGACCGCCACCGCCTCTGCGGCGACGAAGCTCGACTTCAACCGCGACATCCGGCCGATCCTGAGCGACAACTGCTTTGCCTGCCACGGCTTTGACGCCAAGAAGCGCAAGGCCGATCTGCGGCTGGACGTGGCCGAGGGTGCCTACAAAGCCATCGACGGTGCTTTCCCCATCAAACCAGGAAACCCGGATGTGAGCACCATCATCCAGCGCATCCTGACCAAGGATGAAGATGAAGTGATGCCGCCGCCGGAGTCCAACAAGCACGTGAGTCCGGCGCAGGTGGAGATCCTGAAGCGCTGGATCAAGGAAGGCGCGGAATACAAGAAGCACTGGAGCTTTGAAGCGCCGGTCAAAACAGCGCCCCCGGTAGTTAAAGGCGGCACCATTCGCAATCCGATCGACGCCTTTATCCAGTCACGGCTGACGGAGGAAAAACTGACACCGCAGCCTGAGGCATCGAAGGAGACACTCATTCGTCGTGTGACGCTGGACCTGACTGGCCTGCCGCCCACGCTGGCGGAGGTGGATGCCTTTCTGGCAGACAACAGCCCTGATGCGTATGAAAAAGTCGTGTCCCGCCTGCTGAAGTCCGAACGCTATGGCGAGCACATGGGACGCTACTGGCTGGATGCGGCGCGCTATGCCGACACCCACGGCCTGCATCTGGACAATGAGCGCAGCATGTGGCCCTACCGCGACTGGGTGGTGCGCGCCTTCAACCAAAACCTGCCTTACGACCAGTTCACCATCTGGCAGCTTGCGGGAGATCTGCTGCCAAACCCCACCATCGACCAGCAGATCGCCTCCGGGTTCAACCGCTGCAATGTGACGACCAGCGAAGGCGGCAGCATCAATGAGGAGTTCATCTTCCGCTATGCCGTGGACCGCACGGAATCCACCGTGGCAGTGTGGATGGGGCTCACCGCTGGCTGTGCCGTGTGCCACGACCACAAGTTTGACCCCATCTCGCAGAAGGAGTTTTACTCCCTGTACGCCTTCTTCAACAGCGCTGCAGATCCGGCCATGGACGGCAACATTCTGCTGACGCCGCCGATCCTGCGCCTGAGCAACGAGGAGCAGAAGAAGCAGCTGGCGGTGCTGGATCAAAAGCTGGCCGCCACGGAAACGAAAATCCGCAACGCCATCCAGTCCATTCAATACACCGACCCCGCCACGCTGAACCCGCCTCCCCCCGTGCAAAGCAGCGAGCTGGTGTGGTTTGAGGATGCATTCCCTGCAGGTGCCAAGGTCGGCGTGGCTGGAGCGCCGACTCAGTTTGTGACCAAGGACAAGGGACCGGTGTTTAGCGGGAATGCCGCGCTCAAACGAACCGCCACCGGTGTGGCGCAGGATTTCTTCACCAATGGCGCCAAGTATGAAATCCCGCCCAACGGCAAGATCAGCGTGCAGTGCTACATTGATCCCGCCAATCCGCCCAAGGCCATCATGCTGCAGTTCCACACCTCGGGCTGGAACCATCGCGCCGTGTGGGGTCAGGAGGGAGCCATCCCCTTTGGCCAGGTGCGCACGCCGGAAAAGGTGCAGATGGGAGCGCTGCCCAAGGAGGGGGAGTGGGTGAAGCTGGAAGTGCCCGCTGAGAAACTGGGCCTGAAGCCTGGCATCAAGGTCAACGGCTTTGCCTTCACGCAGTTTGACGGAACCGTCTATTGGGATCGTCTGGCTATGAACTCCCGTGTCGATCCCGCCAAAGACACGCAGTGGTCCTGGAGCAAGTGGGTGGAGAAAAAGCAGGGCACGCGCGTGGCCGAGCTGCCCAATGACCTGCAGACGCTGGTGCGTGGCAAGAAAGCCGCCGAGTGGTCCGAGCAGGAAGTGGCCAAGCTCAAGGCATGGTGGTTTGAAAACGAATACCAAGGCGCACGCAGCCTGGTGGATGGAGCACGCGCCGAGAAGCTGGCTCTGGAGGGGCAAAAGAAGACGCTCTACGATGTGATCCCCGCCACCTTTGTGATGGCCGACCTGCCTGAAAAGCGCGAGAGCTTTGTGATGGATCGCGGGCAGTATGACAAGCCCAAGGACAAGGTGACGCGCAGCACGCCGGCCATCTTCCCGCCGCTGCCGCAGCAGGCCGAACACACGCGCATGGACCTGGCCAAGTGGCTTCTCAGCCCGCAGCACCCGCTGACCGCGCGTGTGGAGGTAAACCGCCTGTGGCAGCAGTTCTTTGGCATCGGTCTGGTCAAGACGAGCAACGACTTCGGCTCCCAGGGCGAGCCCCCCAGCCACCCCGAGCTGCTCGACTGGCTGGCCGTGACCTTCCGTGAGAGCGGCTGGGACATGAAGGCCTTTGCACGCCTGATCGTGACCTCCCATACCTACCGGCAGAGCGCGCAGTGCTCCGATGTCGTGCTGCAAAAGGACCCCGAAAACCGCCTGCTGGCACGGGGCCCGCGCTTCCGCCTGGATGCCGAGGCCGTGCGCGATGAGGCGCTGTTTGTCTCCGGCCTGCTCAGTCCCAAAATCGGCGGCAAGAGCGTGAAGCCCTATCAGCCTGAGAACATCTGGGAACCCGTGGGCTTTGGCGGCAGCAACACGCGCAACTATATCCAGGACCACGGCGAGTCCCTCTACCGTCGCAGCCTTTACACCTTCTGGAAGCGCACCGCCCCGCCGCCGAACATGACCGCCTTTGACGCGCCGAACCGCGAGAGCTACTGCCTGCGCCGCGAACGCAGCAACACCCCGCTGCAGGCGCTGACGCTGATGAACGATGTGCAGTTCTTTGAAGCCGCGCGCAACTTTGCCCAGCGCGTCATGCAGTCACAGACAGGCACAGATGCACGCATCACCGCCCTCTTCCGCACCGCCACCGGTCGCTACCCCAGCGCCCAGGAGGCCGAGATCATCCTACAGTCCTACCAGAAGGAACTTGCCTCCTACACCGCCAAGCCCGAGGAAGCCAAAAAAGCCATCAGCTACGGCGAATCCAAGCCCGATGACAAACTCAACCCCGCCGAACTCGCCGCCTGGACGATGGTGGCCAATCTCGTGCTGAACCTGGATGAGGTGGTGACGAAGGGGTGA
- the pgsA gene encoding CDP-diacylglycerol--glycerol-3-phosphate 3-phosphatidyltransferase codes for MNLPNKLTLSRLVLTAVFVVCFYIPWANTVSLALLVFGVASITDYYDGKIARARGIVTNFGKLFDPLADKILIAAAFILLASDTNIPEASRLPAWIAIVILSREFFVTGIRLVAAGQGAVLAAETLGKHKMLWQILTVIYFMMRQASGEPIFGFTHAAFTASPEVERMVAAGVMYFTTLLTLVSGFSYFWKNRHMFDDA; via the coding sequence ATGAACCTGCCCAACAAGCTCACTCTCTCCCGCCTCGTCCTCACGGCGGTGTTTGTGGTGTGCTTTTATATTCCTTGGGCCAACACCGTGTCGCTGGCCCTGCTGGTCTTTGGCGTGGCCTCCATCACCGACTACTACGACGGCAAGATAGCGCGGGCACGTGGCATCGTGACCAACTTTGGCAAGCTCTTCGACCCGCTGGCAGACAAGATCCTCATCGCCGCCGCCTTCATTCTTCTGGCCTCCGACACAAACATCCCCGAGGCCTCACGGCTGCCTGCGTGGATCGCCATCGTGATCCTTTCGCGGGAGTTTTTTGTGACTGGTATCCGGCTGGTGGCGGCAGGGCAGGGGGCGGTGCTGGCCGCAGAGACGTTGGGCAAGCACAAGATGCTCTGGCAGATCCTCACGGTCATCTACTTCATGATGCGCCAGGCTTCGGGAGAACCCATTTTTGGTTTCACCCATGCGGCCTTCACAGCCAGTCCGGAGGTGGAACGCATGGTTGCTGCAGGGGTGATGTACTTCACCACACTGCTCACCCTGGTGTCTGGTTTCAGTTATTTTTGGAAGAACAGGCACATGTTTGACGATGCCTGA
- a CDS encoding cupin domain-containing protein, with protein MIPASPIRTFAEGLLIDQPWGKLTWLASREMGNSTTMTFGHVIIPADQTNPRHRHPNCDEILHLLKGRLEHSLGDQKFILNPGDTISIPAGQWHNARALDGVDAEMVICFSSADRETEFETA; from the coding sequence ATGATTCCAGCTTCCCCTATCCGCACTTTCGCTGAAGGCCTTTTGATCGACCAGCCGTGGGGAAAACTCACCTGGCTGGCCTCGCGTGAAATGGGGAACTCCACCACCATGACCTTCGGTCATGTGATCATCCCGGCGGACCAGACCAACCCACGCCATCGCCACCCGAACTGCGACGAAATCCTGCACCTCCTCAAAGGCAGGCTGGAGCACAGTCTGGGAGATCAAAAATTCATCCTCAATCCCGGCGACACCATCTCCATCCCCGCCGGTCAGTGGCACAACGCCCGTGCACTCGATGGCGTGGATGCCGAGATGGTCATCTGCTTCTCTTCAGCGGACCGGGAGACGGAGTTTGAGACAGCGTGA
- a CDS encoding DUF3313 family protein gives MILTRAILMLLIPWMMISCRTAKSVVAAVDVKPTGFLPHASELKENRKRSPFIGNWWTTDKRVLAATEKVKTIYIAPVVSDQLRPMKQKFTQMEFSEKRRDAKMKMLLTYAHDKFVSAFKANKKSRFTVVDEPAKDAMTLKLSIIEWEPNTYSGLVVREAVDLVTLPMVGGSVLGKPSRGTIAIEGVLTEPKTGKSYFEFADKEEAKTLFFFFPQELFPTGQAKFAIREWATQFEKLMSTPDDKQIKDSMPFQIIGF, from the coding sequence GACTCGCGCCATCCTCATGCTGCTCATCCCCTGGATGATGATTTCCTGCCGTACCGCCAAAAGCGTGGTGGCCGCAGTCGATGTGAAACCTACAGGCTTCCTGCCCCATGCCAGTGAACTGAAGGAAAACCGTAAAAGATCTCCCTTCATCGGCAACTGGTGGACGACCGACAAGCGCGTGCTGGCAGCCACCGAGAAGGTGAAGACCATCTACATCGCCCCGGTTGTTTCGGATCAGCTGCGCCCCATGAAGCAGAAGTTCACCCAGATGGAGTTCAGCGAAAAACGCCGCGACGCCAAGATGAAGATGCTGCTGACCTACGCGCATGACAAATTTGTCAGCGCCTTCAAAGCGAACAAAAAGTCTCGCTTCACCGTCGTGGACGAACCGGCCAAGGACGCGATGACCCTGAAACTCTCCATCATCGAGTGGGAGCCCAACACCTACTCCGGCCTCGTGGTGCGTGAGGCGGTGGATCTGGTGACCCTGCCCATGGTGGGAGGCAGTGTGCTGGGCAAACCCTCGCGTGGCACCATTGCCATCGAAGGTGTCCTGACAGAACCCAAGACAGGCAAATCTTACTTCGAATTTGCTGACAAAGAAGAGGCCAAGACCCTGTTCTTTTTCTTCCCGCAGGAGCTGTTTCCCACGGGACAGGCCAAGTTTGCCATCCGGGAATGGGCCACACAGTTTGAGAAGCTGATGAGCACGCCCGATGACAAGCAGATCAAGGACAGCATGCCATTCCAGATCATTGGATTTTAA
- a CDS encoding alpha/beta hydrolase, giving the protein MRHFVLSLLFCQLVSLPAAEPISRIYKKVGERELKLTIVNPPDWKSTDQRPALVFFHGGGWVGGGPTQFTQHSEYLATRGMVCIQVEYRLIKKGDAGPPIDCVHDAKSAMRWVRGHAAELGIDPARIGAGGGSAGGHLAAFVGMVEGLDDPQDDLKISPKANALALFNPVFDNGPDQGWGHARVGEHYKEYSPAHNITADDPPAIVFLGTQDKLIPVAVVERFKENMTKAGVRCEAVFYEGQGHGFFNPGKGGKVQFYYETLLATDKFLTSLGWLKGEPTLQKPSGP; this is encoded by the coding sequence ATGCGTCACTTCGTCCTTTCTCTTCTATTCTGTCAGCTCGTCTCTCTGCCTGCCGCAGAGCCCATCAGCCGCATTTACAAAAAGGTGGGAGAGCGCGAGCTGAAGCTCACCATCGTCAATCCGCCAGACTGGAAAAGCACCGATCAGCGCCCGGCGCTGGTGTTCTTCCACGGTGGTGGCTGGGTGGGCGGCGGTCCAACCCAGTTCACCCAGCACAGCGAGTACCTGGCTACGCGCGGCATGGTCTGCATTCAGGTGGAGTATCGTCTGATCAAGAAGGGAGATGCTGGTCCGCCCATCGACTGCGTTCACGATGCCAAATCCGCCATGCGCTGGGTTCGCGGCCATGCCGCAGAGCTGGGCATCGACCCCGCCCGCATCGGAGCCGGTGGCGGCAGCGCCGGTGGCCATCTGGCGGCATTCGTCGGCATGGTGGAGGGGCTGGATGATCCACAGGATGATCTGAAAATCTCCCCCAAGGCCAACGCGTTGGCCTTGTTCAATCCGGTCTTCGACAACGGTCCCGACCAGGGCTGGGGCCACGCCAGAGTGGGAGAGCACTACAAGGAATATTCTCCAGCGCACAACATCACCGCTGATGATCCGCCCGCGATTGTGTTTCTCGGCACCCAGGACAAGCTCATCCCCGTGGCAGTGGTCGAGCGCTTCAAGGAGAACATGACCAAAGCAGGCGTGCGCTGTGAGGCCGTCTTTTACGAAGGACAAGGGCATGGATTCTTCAATCCCGGCAAAGGCGGCAAAGTGCAGTTTTACTACGAGACCCTGCTGGCCACGGATAAGTTTCTGACTTCTCTCGGCTGGCTCAAAGGCGAGCCGACGCTGCAAAAACCCTCCGGCCCCTGA
- a CDS encoding RidA family protein gives MSAEQQITTLGLTLPSAPPRGGVYKPVVIVGNIAYVSGHGPYLGDGEYLTGRVGADLTLEEGKAAARQTALALLATLKSELGSLDRVKRVVKLLGMVNSTPDFGDHPKVINGCSELFGQVWGEENGIGARSAVGMGSLPGNIAVEIEGIFELQ, from the coding sequence ATGAGCGCAGAACAGCAAATCACCACCCTCGGACTCACCCTGCCATCAGCCCCACCGCGCGGCGGTGTTTACAAACCGGTCGTGATCGTCGGAAACATTGCTTACGTTTCAGGTCACGGCCCCTACCTCGGAGATGGGGAATACCTCACCGGGCGAGTTGGTGCAGATCTCACCCTCGAAGAAGGCAAAGCCGCCGCCCGGCAGACTGCCCTGGCCCTGCTCGCCACGCTGAAAAGCGAGCTCGGCAGCCTGGACCGCGTCAAGCGCGTGGTGAAGCTGCTGGGTATGGTCAATAGCACGCCCGATTTTGGAGATCATCCCAAGGTCATCAATGGTTGCAGCGAGCTCTTTGGCCAGGTGTGGGGTGAGGAGAACGGCATCGGTGCCCGCAGTGCCGTGGGCATGGGCTCCCTGCCAGGAAACATCGCTGTCGAGATCGAGGGCATTTTCGAGCTCCAGTAA
- a CDS encoding phosphatidate cytidylyltransferase, giving the protein MAALSDPALRRLLLGTLVLLVLASVIGRALARKAATDAAKATVANLNARTRAWWGMVAVFATALAVGPKGTVLMFGISSFMALREFITLTPTRPGDHRTLFWVFFVITPLHYYFLATWWYILFLILIPVYAFLFIPLRSALAGDCDHFLERTAKIQWGLMVCVYCISYAPALLWVDVPGWQEPRANLLFWFVAVVELSDVMQYVWGKTCGKHKIAPTVSPGKTWEGFIGGGLTTTALGAGLWWATPFSPLQASAMAALVVVMGFAGGLVMSAIKRDRGVKDWGGAIAGHGGFMDRFDSLAFAAPVFFHATSYFFGR; this is encoded by the coding sequence ATGGCTGCTCTTTCCGATCCCGCGCTGAGGCGTTTGCTTTTGGGTACGCTGGTTTTGCTCGTCCTCGCCTCGGTCATCGGCCGGGCACTGGCCAGAAAAGCGGCCACAGACGCCGCCAAGGCCACGGTGGCCAACCTGAATGCACGCACCCGGGCGTGGTGGGGCATGGTGGCGGTCTTTGCCACCGCACTGGCTGTGGGCCCCAAGGGCACCGTGTTGATGTTTGGCATCAGCTCCTTCATGGCGCTGCGGGAGTTCATCACCCTGACGCCCACGAGGCCCGGAGACCACCGCACGCTGTTCTGGGTGTTCTTCGTCATCACGCCGCTGCACTATTACTTTCTGGCCACGTGGTGGTACATCCTGTTTCTCATCCTGATCCCGGTCTACGCTTTCCTTTTCATCCCGCTGCGCTCCGCCCTCGCAGGAGATTGTGATCATTTTCTGGAGCGCACGGCCAAGATACAGTGGGGCCTGATGGTCTGCGTGTACTGCATCAGCTACGCGCCAGCACTGCTCTGGGTGGATGTACCCGGCTGGCAGGAGCCGCGGGCCAATCTGCTTTTCTGGTTTGTGGCGGTCGTGGAGCTCAGCGATGTGATGCAGTACGTGTGGGGCAAGACCTGCGGGAAGCACAAGATAGCCCCCACGGTGAGTCCGGGCAAAACGTGGGAGGGATTCATCGGTGGAGGTCTGACGACCACGGCGCTCGGAGCTGGCCTGTGGTGGGCCACGCCCTTCTCCCCGCTGCAGGCTTCGGCGATGGCGGCGCTCGTGGTAGTGATGGGTTTTGCAGGAGGGCTGGTGATGTCTGCCATCAAGCGTGACCGAGGGGTGAAAGACTGGGGCGGGGCGATCGCCGGCCACGGCGGCTTTATGGACCGGTTTGACTCCCTGGCCTTTGCCGCGCCGGTGTTTTTCCACGCCACGAGCTATTTCTTTGGACGCTGA
- a CDS encoding DUF5397 family protein, translated as METLATTPVPADLVGSFRSFGEYGPVYQITDRVNGQKVHVVVVQTGEELDYPIEQAIQDPAAR; from the coding sequence ATGGAAACTCTCGCCACAACACCTGTGCCTGCGGACTTGGTCGGCAGCTTCCGCAGCTTTGGTGAGTATGGCCCGGTCTATCAGATCACAGACAGGGTCAACGGACAGAAAGTTCACGTTGTTGTCGTCCAGACAGGCGAAGAACTTGATTACCCGATCGAACAGGCGATCCAGGATCCAGCGGCCAGGTAA